The following are encoded together in the Xanthobacter autotrophicus Py2 genome:
- a CDS encoding cell division protein FtsZ (TIGRFAM: cell division protein FtsZ~PFAM: Tubulin/FtsZ GTPase; Tubulin/FtsZ domain protein~KEGG: nwi:Nwi_1058 cell division protein FtsZ), with the protein MTINLQMPDIRELRPRITVFGVGGAGGNAVNNMITAGLHGVEFVVANTDAQALSLTKAERVVQMGVAVTEGLGAGSQPEVGRAAAEEVIDEIRDHLSGSHMVFITAGMGGGTGTGAAPVVARAARELGILTVGVVTKPFHFEGARRMRVAEHGISELQKSVDTLIVIPNQNLFRVANEKTTFADAFAMADQVLYSGVACITDLMVKEGLINLDFADVRAVMRDMGKAMMGTGEASGDKRAIQAAEAAIANPLLDETSMRGAGGLLISITGGKDMTLFEVDEAATRIREEVDPDANIILGATFDEVLDGIIRVSVVATGIDPAVIPDQVSPGAERFPDLAGRKISNAGRAAVEATREAQIRTAVASISAEDLIGMEDAQAQAAQAHAAYAPQSFAPAAPAPQQAVAIDDVTIRAAAPKPSYFAEPEPAAPPAPMVEDEFAPYIPPQGQRPRSQRMPRVDELPLPGQNQIRAQRGEPPVEQPQPDKKRMTLLQRLAHVGRREEEPEPQRRDQPSMRAPERRPVEPRQEARPEPRQETRDVRPTLPGRAGEPPVSEFAKRPPARPAAEVPSRPGPHHEDDQLEIPAFLRRQAN; encoded by the coding sequence ATGACGATCAATCTTCAGATGCCCGACATTCGTGAGCTTCGTCCCCGAATCACGGTGTTCGGTGTGGGCGGCGCTGGTGGCAACGCGGTGAACAACATGATCACCGCCGGCCTCCACGGGGTGGAATTCGTGGTGGCGAACACCGACGCCCAGGCGCTCTCGCTCACCAAGGCCGAGCGCGTGGTGCAGATGGGCGTGGCGGTGACCGAGGGTCTCGGCGCCGGCTCGCAGCCGGAAGTGGGCCGCGCCGCGGCCGAGGAAGTTATCGACGAGATCCGGGATCACCTCTCCGGCTCACACATGGTGTTCATCACCGCCGGCATGGGCGGCGGCACCGGCACCGGGGCCGCTCCCGTGGTGGCGCGGGCCGCCCGCGAGCTCGGCATCCTCACCGTGGGCGTGGTGACCAAGCCCTTCCACTTCGAGGGCGCCCGGCGCATGCGCGTCGCCGAGCACGGCATCAGCGAGCTGCAGAAGAGCGTCGATACCCTCATCGTCATCCCGAACCAGAACCTGTTCCGGGTGGCCAACGAGAAGACCACCTTCGCCGACGCCTTCGCCATGGCGGACCAGGTGCTCTACTCGGGCGTCGCCTGCATCACCGACCTGATGGTGAAGGAAGGCCTCATCAACCTCGACTTCGCCGACGTGCGCGCCGTGATGCGCGACATGGGCAAGGCCATGATGGGCACCGGCGAAGCCTCCGGCGACAAGCGCGCCATCCAGGCCGCCGAGGCAGCCATCGCCAATCCGCTGCTGGACGAGACCTCCATGCGCGGGGCCGGTGGCCTGCTCATCTCCATCACCGGCGGCAAGGACATGACCCTGTTCGAGGTGGACGAGGCGGCGACCCGCATCCGCGAGGAAGTGGACCCCGACGCCAACATCATCCTCGGCGCCACCTTCGACGAAGTGCTGGACGGCATCATCCGCGTCTCCGTGGTGGCCACCGGCATCGATCCGGCGGTCATCCCCGACCAGGTCAGCCCCGGCGCCGAGCGCTTCCCCGATCTTGCCGGCCGCAAGATCTCCAACGCCGGCCGCGCCGCCGTCGAGGCGACCCGCGAGGCGCAGATCCGCACCGCCGTCGCCTCCATCTCGGCCGAGGACCTCATCGGCATGGAGGACGCCCAGGCCCAGGCGGCGCAGGCTCACGCGGCCTATGCCCCGCAGTCCTTCGCACCCGCTGCCCCGGCGCCCCAGCAGGCCGTCGCCATTGACGACGTGACCATCCGTGCCGCCGCGCCCAAGCCCTCCTACTTCGCCGAGCCGGAGCCTGCAGCTCCCCCCGCGCCCATGGTGGAGGACGAGTTCGCGCCCTACATCCCGCCGCAGGGCCAGCGCCCGCGCAGCCAGCGCATGCCGCGCGTGGACGAGCTGCCGCTGCCCGGCCAGAACCAGATCCGCGCCCAGCGTGGCGAGCCGCCGGTGGAGCAGCCGCAGCCCGACAAGAAGCGCATGACCCTGCTGCAGCGTCTCGCCCATGTGGGACGCCGCGAGGAGGAGCCGGAGCCCCAGCGTCGCGACCAGCCGAGCATGCGCGCCCCCGAGCGCCGTCCGGTGGAGCCGCGGCAGGAAGCCCGGCCTGAGCCCCGGCAGGAGACTCGCGACGTGCGTCCGACCCTTCCGGGCCGCGCCGGCGAGCCGCCGGTGTCGGAATTCGCCAAGCGTCCGCCGGCCCGTCCGGCCGCCGAAGTGCCGTCCCGTCCGGGTCCGCACCACGAGGACGACCAGCTGGAGATCCCCGCTTTCCTGCGCCGCCAGGCCAACTGA
- a CDS encoding D-alanine--D-alanine ligase (TIGRFAM: D-alanine--D-alanine ligase~PFAM: D-alanine--D-alanine ligase domain protein~KEGG: rpc:RPC_3301 D-alanine--D-alanine ligase), with protein MAKHVAVLMGGWSSEREVSLRSGAACAGALEAAGYRVTRVDVGRDVAEVLTHLKPDVAFNVLHGQPGEDGTIQGILEILRIPYSHSGVLASALAMDKAQARIMLAAAGVPVAKGGLVSRAEAAKAHIMPTPYVLKPNAGGSSVGVFIVREDQAHPPQELTREDWPHGENLLAEEFIPGLELTCAVMGDKVLDVIEIESTQKFYDYESKYAPGGSQHILPARILPEIYQRVQMLSLTAHRALGCRGVSRSDFRFDPSRGDGSGLICLEVNTQPGMTETSLVPELAAHAGISFGELVTWMVEDASLER; from the coding sequence ATGGCGAAACACGTGGCGGTGCTCATGGGCGGCTGGTCGTCGGAGCGCGAAGTCTCCCTGCGCTCCGGCGCCGCCTGCGCCGGTGCGCTGGAGGCGGCAGGCTACCGGGTCACCCGCGTGGACGTGGGCCGCGACGTGGCCGAGGTGCTGACGCACCTGAAGCCGGACGTGGCGTTCAACGTGCTGCACGGCCAGCCCGGCGAGGACGGCACCATCCAGGGCATCCTCGAAATCCTGCGCATCCCCTATTCCCATTCCGGCGTACTGGCCTCGGCCCTCGCCATGGACAAGGCGCAGGCGCGAATCATGCTCGCCGCCGCTGGTGTCCCGGTGGCGAAAGGCGGCCTCGTCTCCCGCGCCGAGGCGGCAAAGGCGCACATCATGCCCACGCCCTACGTGCTGAAGCCCAATGCGGGAGGGTCCAGCGTCGGCGTCTTCATCGTGCGCGAAGACCAGGCCCATCCGCCGCAGGAATTGACCCGTGAGGATTGGCCGCACGGAGAAAATCTTCTCGCCGAAGAATTTATTCCCGGCCTCGAACTCACCTGCGCGGTGATGGGCGACAAGGTGCTCGACGTGATCGAGATCGAGTCCACACAGAAGTTTTACGATTACGAAAGCAAATATGCACCGGGCGGCTCGCAGCACATTCTTCCGGCCCGGATTTTACCCGAAATTTACCAACGGGTGCAGATGTTAAGCCTCACGGCGCACCGAGCTCTCGGATGCCGGGGGGTGTCGCGGAGCGACTTTCGGTTCGACCCTTCGAGAGGGGATGGCTCCGGCCTGATCTGCCTCGAGGTGAACACCCAGCCCGGGATGACTGAGACGTCTCTGGTGCCGGAACTGGCCGCCCACGCGGGCATCTCATTCGGTGAGCTTGTGACATGGATGGTGGAGGACGCTTCGCTGGAGCGCTAA
- a CDS encoding DNA repair protein RecN (TIGRFAM: DNA repair protein RecN~PFAM: SMC domain protein~KEGG: rpb:RPB_2007 DNA repair protein RecN), translating to MLAALSIRDIVLIEKLDLTLSEGLTVLTGETGAGKSILLDAVSLALGGRGDGALVRHGLPKGQVTLTFDLAPDHPAHAILAAAELPDEGPLVVRRIQMADGRTRASVNEESVSVQTLRLIGGSLIELHGQHDDRALVDPASHRAVIDAFGGLAPRAEAVGALWKAWRAALSDARAERDRLEIAAREADFTRHAVEELTALAPEVGEEAALSERRTGMMRSEKIAADLDEALDAVAGGSSPVPSLAAAVRRLERRAGEAQDLVRPAVEAIDQALDALETARAHLEAALADAAFEPAELERIEERLFALRAAARKYAASVDDLPAVTARFSAELERLDQSAATLARLEKTVAEAETAYRTAAAALSSERQATAGVLDAAVVAELPPLKLERAAFITKVTSDPASAGPDGYDQVEFWVRTNPGTRPGPLMKVASGGELSRFLLALKVVLADRGSAPTLIFDEIDTGVGGAVADAIGQRLGRLAQKVQVLCVTHAPQVAARARHHLLIAKATADGAPGQDGLAEDAPVTTRVAPLNATTRREEIARMLAGATVTAEARAAADRLLKAAR from the coding sequence ATGCTGGCAGCGCTCTCGATCCGGGACATCGTCCTCATCGAGAAGCTCGATCTCACCCTCTCGGAAGGCCTCACGGTCCTCACGGGTGAGACGGGTGCTGGCAAGTCGATCCTGCTCGATGCCGTTTCCCTCGCCCTCGGCGGGCGTGGCGATGGCGCCTTGGTACGGCACGGCCTGCCCAAGGGGCAGGTGACGCTCACCTTCGACCTCGCCCCCGATCATCCCGCCCACGCCATCCTCGCCGCCGCCGAGCTGCCGGATGAAGGCCCCCTCGTGGTGCGCCGCATCCAGATGGCGGACGGCCGCACGCGGGCAAGCGTGAACGAAGAATCGGTCAGCGTGCAGACGCTCCGGCTCATCGGCGGAAGCCTCATCGAGCTGCACGGCCAGCACGATGACCGTGCCCTGGTCGATCCAGCCAGCCATCGCGCCGTGATCGATGCCTTCGGTGGCCTCGCCCCCCGGGCGGAGGCCGTCGGCGCCCTGTGGAAAGCATGGCGTGCCGCCCTGTCGGACGCCCGTGCCGAGCGGGACCGGCTGGAGATCGCCGCCCGCGAGGCCGATTTCACCCGTCATGCGGTGGAGGAGCTCACGGCCCTCGCTCCTGAGGTCGGGGAAGAGGCGGCGCTGTCGGAACGGCGCACCGGCATGATGCGCTCGGAAAAGATTGCCGCCGACCTCGACGAGGCGCTGGACGCGGTGGCCGGTGGCAGCTCGCCGGTGCCCTCGCTGGCCGCCGCCGTCCGCCGGCTGGAGCGCCGCGCCGGTGAGGCGCAGGATCTGGTACGGCCGGCCGTGGAGGCCATCGACCAGGCTCTCGACGCGCTGGAGACCGCCCGTGCCCATCTCGAGGCGGCGCTGGCGGATGCCGCTTTCGAGCCGGCGGAACTGGAGCGAATCGAGGAGCGCCTGTTCGCGTTGCGCGCGGCGGCCCGCAAATATGCGGCGAGCGTGGACGACCTGCCGGCGGTTACCGCGCGGTTCTCCGCCGAACTCGAACGTCTCGACCAGAGCGCGGCCACCCTCGCCCGCCTGGAGAAGACGGTTGCCGAGGCGGAAACCGCCTATCGCACGGCGGCCGCCGCTTTGTCGTCGGAGCGCCAGGCCACGGCCGGCGTGCTCGACGCGGCGGTGGTGGCGGAACTGCCGCCTTTGAAGCTGGAGCGCGCCGCCTTCATCACCAAGGTCACCAGCGATCCGGCCTCGGCCGGGCCCGACGGTTACGACCAGGTGGAATTCTGGGTGCGCACCAATCCCGGAACGCGGCCCGGGCCCCTCATGAAGGTGGCGTCCGGCGGCGAACTGTCCCGCTTCCTGCTGGCGCTCAAGGTGGTGCTGGCGGATCGCGGCTCGGCCCCCACCCTCATTTTCGACGAGATCGACACCGGCGTCGGCGGTGCGGTGGCGGATGCCATCGGCCAGCGCCTGGGACGGCTCGCTCAGAAGGTGCAGGTGTTGTGCGTGACCCATGCGCCGCAGGTGGCGGCGCGGGCGCGTCACCATCTGCTCATCGCCAAGGCCACCGCGGACGGCGCGCCGGGACAGGACGGTCTGGCCGAGGACGCGCCGGTCACCACGCGCGTCGCGCCGCTCAATGCCACCACCCGGCGCGAGGAAATCGCGCGCATGCTGGCCGGCGCCACCGTGACCGCCGAAGCCCGTGCCGCCGCCGACCGCCTGCTGAAGGCCGCACGGTAG
- a CDS encoding UDP-N-acetylenolpyruvoylglucosamine reductase (TIGRFAM: UDP-N-acetylenolpyruvoylglucosamine reductase~PFAM: FAD linked oxidase domain protein; UDP-N-acetylenolpyruvoylglucosamine reductase domain protein~KEGG: bra:BRADO5657 UDP-N-acetylenolpyruvoylglucosamine reductase (MurB-like)), with amino-acid sequence MAARQKPAMLALATLLWESDPYDGRTGRMSVAQTHPAGQGFEDLVPGLKARLPGLRGSLKANAPLAEFTWFRAGGPAQVLFVPADEDDLATFLAGLPAEVPVTVIGLGSNLIVRDGGVPGVVIRLARGFTDIAVEGNRIIAGAGVPDVKVARAAADAGLAGFSFLRGIPGAVGGALRMNGGAYGGETKDVLVSADAVTRAGAKVRFTNAEMGFTYRHCGVPADVVFTRAVFEGRPGDPAVIAAEMAKITESREATQPIKSRTGGSTFKNPPGTSAWKLVDAAGCRGLTIGRAQVSELHTNFLINLGGATAAEIEGLGEEVRRRVKAQCGIELEWEIKRIGLPAAS; translated from the coding sequence ATGGCGGCCCGGCAAAAGCCGGCGATGCTTGCCCTCGCGACCCTGTTATGGGAGAGCGACCCCTATGATGGACGGACAGGCAGGATGAGCGTGGCACAGACACACCCGGCGGGGCAGGGCTTCGAGGACCTGGTCCCCGGCCTCAAGGCGCGCCTTCCGGGATTGCGCGGCTCCCTGAAGGCCAACGCGCCGCTCGCCGAATTCACCTGGTTCCGGGCCGGCGGTCCGGCACAGGTGCTGTTCGTGCCGGCGGACGAGGATGACCTCGCCACTTTCCTCGCCGGCCTGCCGGCGGAGGTGCCGGTGACCGTCATTGGCCTCGGCTCCAACCTCATCGTGCGCGATGGCGGGGTGCCGGGGGTGGTGATCCGCCTTGCCCGCGGCTTCACGGATATCGCGGTGGAAGGCAACCGCATCATCGCCGGCGCCGGCGTGCCGGACGTGAAGGTGGCGCGGGCGGCGGCCGATGCGGGGCTTGCCGGCTTCTCCTTCCTGCGCGGCATTCCCGGTGCCGTGGGCGGCGCCCTGCGCATGAATGGCGGCGCCTATGGCGGCGAGACCAAGGATGTTCTGGTCAGCGCCGACGCCGTGACCCGAGCCGGCGCGAAGGTGCGCTTCACCAATGCCGAGATGGGCTTCACCTACCGCCATTGCGGCGTGCCGGCGGACGTGGTCTTCACCCGCGCCGTGTTCGAGGGCCGGCCCGGCGATCCGGCGGTGATCGCCGCCGAGATGGCGAAGATCACCGAAAGCCGGGAGGCGACCCAGCCCATCAAGAGCCGCACCGGCGGTTCCACCTTCAAGAACCCGCCCGGCACCAGCGCCTGGAAGCTGGTGGACGCCGCCGGCTGCCGCGGCCTCACCATCGGCCGGGCGCAGGTGTCCGAGCTGCACACCAACTTCCTCATCAATCTGGGCGGCGCCACCGCCGCCGAGATCGAGGGGCTGGGCGAGGAAGTGCGCCGCCGGGTGAAGGCCCAGTGCGGCATCGAGCTGGAGTGGGAAATCAAGCGCATCGGCCTGCCTGCGGCGTCCTGA
- a CDS encoding Polypeptide-transport-associated domain protein FtsQ-type (PFAM: cell division protein FtsQ; Polypeptide-transport-associated domain protein FtsQ-type~KEGG: nwi:Nwi_1056 cell division protein FtsQ), giving the protein MEPRPTSRLSLLLRRLTVRLGSSRLGRRSASLLTIAVVGGFSAYGIMLGGHAETAKGIVIDVADAAGNVAGFKVKEVNISGHNHVTPAEILETAGIKSSTSILFLNADEMRARLEALPWIQSASVRKFYPDRIDIAVAERQAFALWQVNGELKVIARDGIPIAPYSDDPRYVQLPIVVGEGAQKKVGEVVDALARVPALRDQVRAAIRVAERRWTLKMRNGIDVRLPEEGLDEALVALMDLDREKKLLSRDVSIVDLRLPDRVVVRLSDAAADARAQMLKARAKAKKGGPA; this is encoded by the coding sequence GTGGAACCGCGCCCCACCAGCCGCCTCTCCCTCCTGCTGCGCCGCCTGACGGTGCGCCTCGGCTCCTCCCGCCTCGGCCGGCGCAGCGCCAGCCTGCTCACCATCGCGGTGGTTGGCGGCTTTTCGGCTTACGGCATCATGCTCGGCGGCCATGCCGAGACGGCCAAGGGCATCGTCATCGACGTGGCGGACGCGGCCGGCAACGTGGCCGGCTTCAAAGTCAAGGAAGTCAACATTTCCGGCCATAACCACGTGACGCCGGCGGAAATCCTGGAGACGGCGGGCATCAAGTCCTCCACCTCCATCCTGTTCCTCAACGCCGACGAGATGCGGGCGCGCCTCGAGGCGCTGCCGTGGATCCAGTCTGCCAGCGTGCGCAAATTCTATCCCGACCGCATCGACATCGCGGTGGCCGAGCGGCAGGCCTTCGCCCTGTGGCAGGTCAACGGCGAGCTGAAGGTTATCGCCCGCGACGGCATCCCCATCGCGCCCTATTCGGACGATCCGCGCTACGTGCAGCTGCCCATCGTGGTGGGCGAGGGCGCGCAGAAGAAGGTGGGCGAGGTGGTGGACGCGCTGGCCCGGGTGCCGGCCCTGCGCGACCAGGTGCGTGCCGCCATCCGCGTCGCCGAGCGCCGCTGGACGCTGAAGATGCGCAACGGCATCGACGTGCGCCTGCCGGAAGAGGGCCTGGATGAGGCGCTGGTGGCGCTCATGGATCTCGACCGCGAGAAAAAATTGCTCAGCCGCGATGTTTCCATCGTGGACCTGCGCCTGCCGGACCGCGTCGTGGTCCGGCTTTCGGATGCCGCTGCCGACGCCCGTGCGCAGATGTTGAAGGCGCGGGCCAAGGCTAAAAAGGGAGGCCCAGCATGA
- a CDS encoding UDP-3-0-acyl N-acetylglucosamine deacetylase (PFAM: UDP-3-0-acyl N-acetylglucosamine deacetylase~KEGG: bbt:BBta_6165 UDP-3-O-acyl N-acetylglucosamine deacetylase) — protein MQTTLAREITLKGAGVHAAVDATVTLKPALANTGIVFVRSFADQAPRKATVSRTSVQATDLATVLGDRSGALVSTVEHLLAAFHGLAIDNALVEIDGPEVPILDGSAAQFVAAIDAAGVTEVRGRRKYLKVLKPVRVENGASFGELLPYDAGFRLEVEIEFAHDAIGRQRFAATMSPAVFRRELAGARTFGFLKDVERLRAAGYARGAALENTVCLDEAGVMNEGGLRFTDEFVRHKALDAVGDLALSGLPLLARYRSFRGGHKLNYQVVDALFSDRSAYAVVEAPARPVRDTVGADMGVSAPVPVFAPEV, from the coding sequence ATGCAGACGACACTGGCTCGCGAGATCACGCTCAAAGGTGCGGGTGTCCATGCGGCTGTCGACGCCACCGTCACTTTGAAGCCTGCCCTCGCGAACACTGGTATCGTCTTCGTCCGCTCCTTCGCCGATCAGGCGCCCCGCAAGGCCACCGTGAGCCGCACTTCGGTTCAGGCCACCGACCTTGCCACCGTCCTTGGCGATCGCTCCGGCGCCCTTGTCTCGACTGTCGAGCATCTTCTCGCGGCCTTCCACGGCTTGGCGATCGACAATGCCCTGGTGGAGATCGACGGGCCGGAAGTTCCGATCCTCGACGGCAGCGCCGCCCAGTTCGTGGCCGCGATCGATGCCGCCGGCGTCACCGAGGTGCGCGGCCGCCGCAAGTATCTCAAGGTGCTGAAGCCGGTTCGGGTGGAGAACGGCGCCTCCTTCGGCGAGCTCCTGCCCTATGACGCGGGCTTTCGCCTGGAAGTGGAAATCGAGTTCGCCCACGACGCCATCGGACGCCAGCGCTTTGCCGCCACCATGTCCCCCGCCGTGTTCCGCCGCGAACTGGCCGGTGCCCGCACCTTCGGCTTCCTGAAGGATGTGGAGCGCCTGCGCGCTGCCGGCTATGCCCGCGGCGCGGCGCTGGAGAACACCGTGTGCCTCGACGAGGCCGGCGTGATGAACGAGGGCGGCCTGCGCTTCACCGACGAATTCGTGCGGCACAAGGCCCTCGACGCGGTGGGTGACCTGGCCCTTTCCGGCCTGCCCCTGCTCGCCCGCTATCGCTCCTTCCGCGGCGGCCACAAGCTGAACTACCAGGTGGTGGACGCCCTCTTCTCCGACCGCTCCGCCTATGCGGTGGTGGAGGCCCCGGCCCGTCCCGTGCGCGACACGGTGGGTGCCGACATGGGTGTCTCGGCCCCGGTGCCGGTGTTCGCTCCGGAAGTCTGA
- a CDS encoding putative lipoprotein (KEGG: rpe:RPE_2118 putative lipoprotein), whose product MRFFYEVLKVRAVVRGGALALALAMGLLVTGCASDKDDVLPPDEPAEKIYNEGLTLLRRQEPEKAAKRFEDVDKTHPYSEWARKSLLMTTYAYFEAGKYDEAIATGKRYIALYPGSQDAAYAHYLVASALYENIPDITRDQRKTRQALDALEDVARKYPNTEYAATAKKKIEVARDQLAGKEMLIGRYYLEQRNYTGAINRFKVVVTQYQTTRQVEEALYRLTEAYMALGVVSEAQTAAAVLGYNFPDSSWYKDAYKLVQAGGVEPQENKASWISQAFKKMGLG is encoded by the coding sequence ATGCGATTCTTTTACGAGGTCCTGAAGGTGCGCGCCGTCGTCCGCGGCGGAGCGCTGGCACTCGCCCTGGCGATGGGCCTGCTTGTCACCGGCTGCGCCAGCGACAAGGACGATGTGCTGCCCCCCGACGAGCCGGCGGAGAAGATCTACAACGAGGGTCTGACCCTGCTGCGCCGGCAGGAGCCGGAGAAGGCCGCCAAGCGCTTCGAGGATGTGGACAAAACCCATCCCTATTCGGAATGGGCGCGCAAATCGCTGCTCATGACCACCTATGCCTATTTCGAGGCCGGCAAATACGACGAGGCCATCGCAACCGGGAAGCGCTACATCGCGCTTTATCCCGGATCGCAGGATGCGGCCTATGCGCATTATCTCGTCGCTTCCGCACTTTACGAGAACATTCCCGACATCACCCGCGACCAGCGGAAGACCCGCCAGGCGCTTGATGCGCTTGAAGATGTGGCGCGCAAGTATCCCAACACCGAATACGCCGCCACGGCGAAGAAGAAGATCGAGGTTGCCCGCGACCAGCTCGCCGGCAAGGAGATGCTGATCGGCCGCTACTATCTGGAGCAGCGCAACTACACGGGCGCCATCAACCGCTTCAAGGTCGTGGTGACACAATACCAGACGACGCGTCAGGTGGAGGAAGCCCTGTATCGCCTCACCGAGGCCTACATGGCCCTCGGCGTGGTGAGCGAAGCGCAGACCGCCGCCGCCGTACTCGGCTATAACTTCCCCGACAGTTCGTGGTACAAGGACGCCTACAAGCTGGTTCAGGCCGGAGGGGTCGAGCCGCAGGAAAACAAGGCGTCCTGGATCAGCCAGGCGTTCAAGAAGATGGGGCTTGGCTGA
- a CDS encoding cell division protein FtsA (PFAM: cell division protein FtsA~KEGG: bja:bll6597 cell division protein), with translation MRHRLAQGFAPKMRPMPPKKSGIVGVLDIGTSKVVCAIARLKPRGASDVLTRRTHAIDVLGIGHTRAHGIKGGAIVDMAKAELAIRQAVDMAERASGVQIASVVVGVSGGRLASQHYEAAVRLTAPAVEEFDIRRVLEAASTYGVGDGQAVMHALPVGYSLDGRRGIGEPCGMLGRQLGADMHVITADLTALKNLVLCVERCHLSIEAMVAAPYAAALSSLTDDEMELGVTLIDMGAGTTTFSIVAGGHCLYVDGVALGGQHITNDVARGLPARLADAERMKALHGAVVAVSSDDHDMLTVPPLSGDSRDQPHMVPKSRLVTIVRPRAEEIVELVRDRLKASGHAGDAGRRIVLTGGAAQLQGLPDLVARLIGPQVRIGRPLGVSRLPEAARGAAFAVTAGLLVYPQVAGLEHFEPRRRQAVVGESPNYFGRVGRWLKDSF, from the coding sequence ATGAGGCACCGGCTCGCCCAGGGCTTCGCGCCGAAGATGCGCCCGATGCCGCCGAAAAAGAGCGGCATCGTCGGTGTGCTCGACATCGGAACCAGCAAGGTGGTGTGCGCCATCGCACGGCTGAAGCCGCGCGGCGCATCGGATGTGCTCACGCGGCGCACCCACGCCATCGACGTGCTCGGCATCGGCCACACCCGCGCCCATGGCATCAAGGGTGGCGCGATCGTGGACATGGCCAAGGCGGAACTCGCCATCCGCCAGGCGGTGGACATGGCCGAGCGCGCCTCGGGGGTGCAGATCGCCTCCGTGGTGGTGGGCGTCTCCGGCGGGCGCCTTGCCTCCCAGCATTATGAGGCCGCCGTGCGCCTCACCGCTCCTGCTGTCGAGGAGTTCGACATCCGCCGCGTGCTTGAGGCCGCCTCCACCTACGGCGTGGGCGACGGGCAGGCGGTGATGCACGCCCTGCCGGTGGGCTATTCGCTGGACGGGCGGCGCGGCATCGGCGAACCGTGCGGCATGCTAGGGCGCCAGCTCGGCGCCGACATGCATGTCATCACCGCCGATCTCACGGCGCTGAAGAATCTCGTGCTGTGCGTGGAGCGCTGCCATCTCTCCATCGAGGCCATGGTGGCGGCGCCCTATGCGGCGGCACTGTCCTCGCTCACCGACGACGAGATGGAGCTGGGCGTCACCCTCATCGACATGGGGGCCGGCACCACCACCTTCTCCATCGTCGCCGGCGGCCACTGCCTCTATGTGGACGGCGTGGCCCTGGGCGGCCAGCACATCACCAACGACGTGGCCCGCGGCCTGCCGGCGCGCCTTGCCGACGCCGAGCGCATGAAGGCCCTGCACGGCGCCGTGGTGGCAGTCTCCTCCGACGACCACGACATGCTCACCGTGCCGCCCTTGTCGGGTGATTCGCGCGATCAGCCGCACATGGTGCCGAAATCGCGCCTCGTCACCATCGTCCGTCCCCGGGCGGAAGAAATTGTCGAACTGGTGCGCGATCGCCTGAAGGCCTCCGGACACGCCGGCGACGCCGGCCGACGCATCGTGCTCACCGGGGGCGCGGCGCAGCTCCAGGGCCTGCCGGACCTCGTGGCGCGGCTCATCGGGCCGCAGGTGCGCATCGGCCGCCCGCTAGGCGTTTCCAGGCTTCCCGAGGCGGCGCGCGGCGCTGCATTCGCGGTGACGGCAGGCCTTCTTGTTTACCCTCAGGTGGCAGGGTTGGAGCACTTCGAGCCCCGCCGGAGGCAGGCGGTGGTGGGCGAAAGCCCGAATTATTTCGGCCGCGTGGGACGCTGGCTGAAGGACAGCTTTTAG